The following coding sequences lie in one Rothia sp. SD9660Na genomic window:
- a CDS encoding ParB/RepB/Spo0J family partition protein produces the protein MTTPANDFLARCTTSRLPVSALRAHPQNPRQDLGDLSELTEAIRAKGITQTVLVMPHPAIEGDYQILIGHRRIAAARAAGFDTVLANIAPADLSDSEQMEIMLIENLQRTDLKPSEEIAGVRALFDMGNTAQQVSKGIGKHISTVKRYKKASGASATVKEKLDAGQVTLDRVLKIAEFADHPELAEKLEEESTGYNFDYYYKQAQQQVEDETYTDIAIASLKSFGVTIFEDGAAANEAGFTVSLASLSGELPKTPKAVAQNTKSQLDQLLPKGVTPAEVAVIARPGATYIWRTKANAATGQEPTTPAKSPEQLESERIEAGLIKNLAAARKSFTEHILHHLEHPKTLNKNGASYGLALAMTGDATDMGSYVRLLGFDVEGSTITQMRQDFFDKACTQSFDKLFAALVAAKLGVTNDGSVSARHIFELRAFNPATVDHGEALRAFTTAEQLFDWTTTPAEKAALNYYQPTFDKMYINDEVNF, from the coding sequence ATGACAACCCCCGCCAACGACTTCCTCGCCCGCTGCACAACCTCCCGTCTACCCGTCAGCGCTCTACGCGCTCACCCACAGAACCCCCGCCAAGACCTTGGCGACCTGAGCGAGCTAACCGAAGCAATTCGCGCCAAGGGCATCACCCAAACCGTGCTGGTCATGCCCCACCCCGCCATCGAAGGCGACTACCAAATCCTCATCGGCCACCGCCGCATCGCAGCCGCCCGTGCCGCCGGCTTCGATACTGTCCTAGCCAACATCGCTCCAGCTGACCTCAGCGACTCCGAGCAGATGGAAATCATGCTCATCGAGAACCTGCAGCGCACCGACCTCAAACCCTCCGAGGAAATCGCCGGCGTCCGCGCTCTCTTCGACATGGGCAACACCGCCCAGCAAGTCTCAAAAGGCATCGGCAAGCACATCTCAACCGTCAAGCGGTACAAAAAAGCAAGCGGAGCCTCAGCCACTGTGAAAGAAAAGCTTGACGCCGGGCAAGTCACCCTCGACCGCGTCCTCAAGATTGCTGAGTTCGCTGACCACCCCGAGCTGGCCGAGAAGCTCGAAGAAGAATCAACCGGCTACAACTTCGACTACTACTACAAGCAAGCCCAGCAACAGGTAGAAGACGAGACCTACACCGATATCGCCATCGCCAGCCTCAAGAGCTTTGGCGTCACCATCTTCGAAGACGGCGCCGCGGCTAACGAAGCCGGATTCACCGTCTCCTTAGCTTCCCTCTCCGGGGAGCTGCCTAAAACGCCCAAAGCTGTTGCCCAGAACACTAAAAGCCAGCTGGATCAGCTCCTACCCAAGGGTGTAACCCCTGCTGAGGTAGCCGTCATCGCCCGCCCGGGCGCCACCTACATCTGGCGCACCAAGGCAAACGCAGCGACCGGCCAAGAGCCCACCACCCCGGCCAAAAGCCCCGAACAGCTCGAATCTGAGCGAATCGAAGCTGGCCTGATCAAGAACCTTGCCGCTGCCCGTAAGAGCTTCACCGAGCACATCTTGCACCACCTCGAGCACCCCAAGACCCTCAACAAGAACGGCGCCTCATACGGGCTAGCCCTGGCAATGACTGGCGACGCCACAGATATGGGCTCCTACGTCCGCCTACTGGGATTCGACGTCGAGGGCTCAACCATCACCCAGATGCGCCAGGACTTCTTCGACAAAGCCTGCACCCAGAGCTTCGACAAGCTCTTCGCCGCACTCGTAGCCGCCAAGCTGGGGGTCACCAACGACGGTAGCGTCTCAGCCCGCCATATCTTCGAGTTGCGAGCCTTCAACCCCGCCACAGTCGACCACGGGGAAGCCCTAAGAGCCTTCACTACCGCCGAACAGCTCTTCGACTGGACGACCACCCCTGCAGAAAAGGCCGCGCTGAACTACTACCAGCCCACCTTCGACAAGATGTACATCAACGATGAGGTCAACTTCTAA